From the Arvicola amphibius chromosome 2, mArvAmp1.2, whole genome shotgun sequence genome, one window contains:
- the LOC119807538 gene encoding nuclear pore complex protein Nup50-like: MAKKNAKKEVTGRSWHQDAEEEGTFSLASQDVLRNRTIKRAKRRHARLQPDGGGTSKGIKDLVVSSGGGEFSGGPGEKPREGPTTRKNTVRATAQPKAALGSVTVDGPTSLDHDQLSGPQPTGHSQHPASFGLSFSQAYAGSVYHRQLTGLNCSVRDWIVKHVDANPFCDLTPVFKQYEKYLVAIEKQLHSSCGCFSEREPNRGWVGMQPPSQDVAAELQAESVTSEKTEFIAENKADPYQGASSASCSFGKNTESPVWGSLSSGPMNGVSPSTRSSSMTGKGTTQRKPASAKESPEQNCSDECKSKRDEPPKTVLMEGKEEGVFYSKKCRLFYKKDNEFKEKGVGVLHLKVRANEKTRLLVQDSKSGNILLNILIPPNMPCTRMGKNNVLIACVPDPPLDKKNATTEVTVLIRVKTSKDADELHKILLQRRGA; this comes from the coding sequence ATGGCcaaaaaaaatgccaagaagGAAGTTACAGGCAGGAGCTGGCATCAAGATGCTGAAGAGGAGGGAACATTCTCACTGGCCAGTCAGGATGTCCTGAGGAACAGAACCATAAAGAGAGCTAAGCGGAGACACGCCAGACTCCAGCCAGATGGTGGAGGGACTTCCAAAGGGATTAAGGATTTGGTTGTGTCCTCAGGAGGAGGAGAATTTAGCGGTGGTCCCGGAGAGAAGCCTCGGGAAGGACCAACAACCAGAAAGAACACCGTCAGGGCCACAGCACAGCCCAAGGCAGCCCTGGGTTCTGTTACTGTGGATGGCCCCACTTCTTTGGACCATGATCAGCTCTCAGGTCCCCAGCCTACTGGTCACAGTCAGCATCCTGCCTCCTTCGGCCTTAGTTTCAGTCAAGCCTACGCTGGGAGTGTCTACCACAGGCAGTTGACCGGCCTGAATTGCTCTGTCCGGGACTGGATAGTGAAGCACGTGGACGCGAACCCGTTCTGTGATCTGACGCCTGTGTTTAAACAGTACGAGAAATACTTAGTCGCCATCGAAAAGCAGCTCCATAGCAGCTGCGGCTGTTTTTCGGAAAGAGAGCCCAACAGGGGCTGGGTTGGGATGCAGCCTCCTTCCCAAGATGTTGCTGCAGAACTACAGGCAGAGTCGGTTACATCTGAAAAGACAGAGTTTATCGCTGAAAACAAAGCGGACCCATACCAAGGAGCAAGTAGTGCCTCATGTAGCTTTGGCAAGAACACGGAAAGCCCAGTTTGGGGTTCCTTAAGCTCTGGTCCCATGAATGGGGTTTCACCATCCACCAGAAGCTCCAGCATGACTGGTAAAGGTACCACCCAGAGGAAACCAGCGTCCGCAAAAGAGAGTCCAGAACAAAACTGCAGCGACGAGTGCAAAAGCAAGCGGGACGAGCCACCCAAGACGGTCctcatggaagggaaggaggagggcgTTTTCTACTCCAAAAAATGCAGACTATTTTACAAGAAAGAcaatgaatttaaagaaaaaggtgTGGGCGTACTGCATTTGAAAGTCAGAGCCAATGAGAAGACGCGGCTCCTAGTGCAGGATAGCAAGTCAGGCAACATCCTCCTGAACATTCTGATTCCTCCCAATATGCCATGTACCCGAATGGGGAAGAATAACGTCCTCATTGCCTGTGTGCCCGATCCACCGCTTGATAAGAAGAATGCCACCACCGAGGTCACTGTGCTGATTCGGGTGAAGACAAGCAAGGATGCTGACGAGCTGCACAAAATTTTACTGCAGAGAAGGGGGGCGTGA